In Malania oleifera isolate guangnan ecotype guangnan chromosome 8, ASM2987363v1, whole genome shotgun sequence, a single window of DNA contains:
- the LOC131161975 gene encoding blue copper protein-like: MGKMSIHFLGRGLVKCLAQLIPSFPIELSGPNPLLTPPSLLLLPIIYLHIPMPPSIHVPKPKRTHAHLSLSPMAISSFEINACIVYILCWVAPIFATVYTVGDASGWTSGYDYSTWTTSKTFAVGDSLVFNYGSSHTVQEVSQTDYTACNTNNAINSYTSGPTTIALKTAGTQYFICGVIGHCSSGMKVAITVGASAPASPSGTPSGPSTTTTPSPPTTTGSGRTPSSAVPQSSSVTRPSPFAAALTITWIGFLKMILS, translated from the exons ATGGGGAAAATGAGCATCCACTTTTTGGGGAGAGGTTTGGTGAAATGTCTGGCTCAGCTCATCCCCTCCTTTCCGATTGAATTAAGCGGACCAAATCCCCTACTCACTCCACCATCTTTACTCCTTCTCCCCATTATATATCTGCACATTCCCATGCCCCCATCCATTCATGTACCAAAACCAAAACGCACACAcgcacacctctctctctctccaatggCAATTTCTAGCTTTGAAATTAATGCATGCATAGTCTACATTTTATGCTGGGTTGCGCCAATCTTTGCAACAGTTTACACAGTCGGAGACGCGAGCGGTTGGACTAGTGGCTATGATTACAGCACTTGGACCACCAGCAAGACCTTTGCGGTTGGCGATAGTTTAG TGTTCAACTACGGGAGCAGCCACACGGTGCAGGAAGTGAGCCAGACCGATTACACCGCTTGCAATACAAACAACGCCATTAACTCGTACACCAGTGGCCCCACCACCATCGCCCTTAAGACTGCCGGGACCCAGTACTTCATCTGCGGCGTAATCGGACACTGTAGCTCCGGGATGAAGGTCGCCATCACCGTCGGGGCCTCAGCGCCGGCGTCGCCGTCGGGAACGCCGTCAGGAccctccaccaccaccaccccaTCGCCGCCGACAACCACCGGTTCCGGCAGGACTCCGTCCTCGGCGGTTCCGCAATCTTCTTCGGTGACTCGGCCGTCTCCATTTGCAGCTGCGTTAACAATCACTTGGATTGGATTTTTAAAGATGATTTTGTCGTAA